The following are encoded together in the Pectobacterium wasabiae CFBP 3304 genome:
- the thiD gene encoding bifunctional hydroxymethylpyrimidine kinase/phosphomethylpyrimidine kinase, translating to MKRINALTIAGTDPSGGAGIQADLKAFSALGAYGTSVITALVAQNTLGVQSVYRIEPDFVAAQLDSVLSDVRIDSAKIGMLAQTDIVETVAERLRYYSVPFVVLDTVMLAKSGDPLLAPEAVESIRRELLPLVSLITPNLPEAAALLNTSPATNERDMREQGEALLAMGCQAVLMKGGHLSEAESPDWLFSRQADPQRFSSARVDTRHTHGTGCTLSAALAALRPRHDSWSETVKVAKDYLQQALQQADTLEVGHGIGPVHHFHRWW from the coding sequence ATGAAGCGTATCAATGCCTTGACGATTGCTGGCACCGATCCGAGTGGTGGTGCGGGGATTCAGGCGGATTTAAAAGCGTTTTCTGCATTGGGCGCTTATGGCACGTCGGTCATTACCGCGCTAGTGGCGCAAAATACGCTCGGCGTGCAGTCCGTCTACCGAATTGAGCCGGATTTTGTCGCGGCACAGTTAGATTCCGTGTTGAGCGATGTGCGCATCGACAGTGCCAAGATTGGGATGTTGGCGCAGACCGATATTGTCGAAACCGTTGCCGAGCGCTTGCGCTATTACTCGGTCCCTTTCGTGGTGTTGGATACCGTGATGCTAGCGAAAAGTGGCGATCCGCTACTCGCGCCGGAGGCGGTGGAGTCGATCCGCCGTGAGCTGTTGCCGCTGGTTTCCCTGATTACGCCCAACCTGCCAGAAGCCGCCGCATTGCTGAATACGTCACCTGCCACCAATGAACGGGACATGCGTGAACAGGGGGAAGCACTGCTGGCGATGGGCTGTCAGGCGGTGTTAATGAAAGGCGGTCACCTCAGTGAAGCGGAAAGTCCAGACTGGCTGTTCAGCCGACAGGCCGACCCACAGCGCTTTAGCTCGGCGCGCGTGGATACGCGTCACACGCACGGCACGGGCTGCACGTTGTCTGCCGCGCTGGCTGCGCTGCGACCGCGTCACGATAGCTGGAGCGAGACAGTTAAGGTAGCGAAGGACTATTTACAGCAGGCGTTACAGCAGGCCGACACACTGGAGGTCGGGCACGGAATCGGTCCCGTTCATCATTTCCATCGCTGGTGGTAA
- the thiM gene encoding hydroxyethylthiazole kinase, which produces MSTQPADFSAAQAATSLTQFRSASPLVHCLTNDVVQSFTANVLLALNASPAMVVDPDEAAQFSVMADALLINVGTLERTRAEAMRAAVSSAYQAGTPWVLDPVAVGGLTFRTEFCRELLASKPAAIRGNASEIMALSGLAAQGRGVDSADDSLAALPAARELARQVGTIVAVTGAVDYVTDGERDMAVAGGDSMMTRVVGTGCALSAVVAGFASLEGDRLSHVAAACYVMALAGQQAALASQGTGSFIPNFLDRLYTLHAEDLA; this is translated from the coding sequence ATGAGCACGCAACCCGCCGACTTTTCTGCCGCTCAGGCAGCAACCTCACTCACTCAATTTCGTTCTGCTTCACCGCTGGTACACTGTTTGACCAACGATGTAGTGCAATCTTTTACTGCTAATGTGTTGTTGGCGTTGAATGCATCGCCCGCCATGGTGGTCGATCCCGATGAAGCCGCGCAGTTCAGCGTGATGGCGGATGCGCTGCTGATTAATGTTGGTACGTTGGAACGCACGCGTGCCGAGGCGATGCGGGCAGCCGTAAGCAGCGCGTATCAGGCGGGAACACCGTGGGTGCTCGATCCGGTTGCCGTAGGCGGTTTGACCTTCCGTACTGAATTTTGCCGGGAATTGCTGGCATCGAAACCAGCGGCTATCCGCGGCAATGCGTCTGAAATCATGGCGCTTTCTGGGTTAGCCGCACAGGGGAGGGGCGTGGATAGCGCCGATGATTCCCTTGCCGCGTTACCCGCTGCGCGCGAACTGGCTCGGCAGGTGGGGACGATTGTTGCCGTGACCGGCGCGGTGGATTATGTCACGGACGGTGAGCGCGATATGGCGGTAGCCGGCGGCGATAGCATGATGACACGCGTGGTCGGTACAGGCTGTGCGCTGTCGGCGGTGGTCGCGGGATTTGCTTCTCTGGAAGGTGATCGCTTATCCCATGTGGCGGCGGCGTGCTATGTCATGGCGTTAGCGGGGCAGCAGGCGGCCTTGGCGTCGCAAGGTACGGGGAGTTTTATTCCCAACTTCCTCGATCGACTCTATACCCTGCATGCGGAGGATCTGGCATGA
- a CDS encoding LysR family transcriptional regulator, whose amino-acid sequence MKNKWPQIEDFNVFLTVVRTSNFSAAAVELGLSNAYITKRINILESVLGVKLFHRNTREIRLTSAGEVARVQAEELIRSARNSIEQIQDVRNDVMGNLHISSSFGFGKNHLAQPFSSFSKNNPHLKIKLTLTDTKLDLIKEGIDLEIMVGENFNDRYYAKKIADNKRILCASPDYFADKDMPTIPEELANHSCLFLQEKGQTFGLWRLYNGINLQTVRVNGDLSSNNGEIIMQWALAGHGIAYRSQWDARKYIENKQLIHILPDYYEQASVWAVYPTKLDDSLKTKRCVEFLEEYFRDIKL is encoded by the coding sequence ATGAAAAACAAATGGCCTCAGATCGAAGATTTTAACGTTTTTTTGACCGTGGTCAGAACCAGTAATTTTTCCGCTGCCGCTGTCGAACTGGGTCTTTCGAATGCATATATCACGAAAAGAATTAACATTCTTGAAAGTGTTTTGGGGGTAAAGTTATTTCATCGTAATACTCGTGAAATAAGGCTTACAAGCGCAGGTGAAGTAGCCAGAGTTCAAGCTGAAGAATTAATAAGAAGTGCAAGAAATTCTATCGAGCAAATCCAGGATGTCAGAAATGACGTAATGGGTAATCTTCATATTTCAAGTTCATTTGGATTCGGAAAGAATCATCTGGCTCAACCTTTTTCCTCTTTTTCAAAAAATAACCCACACTTAAAAATAAAATTGACGCTAACAGATACAAAGCTTGATCTAATAAAGGAAGGCATTGATCTGGAAATCATGGTTGGAGAGAATTTTAACGATAGATATTATGCGAAAAAAATTGCAGATAATAAAAGGATACTCTGTGCCTCACCTGATTATTTTGCAGACAAAGATATGCCAACCATTCCTGAGGAACTGGCTAATCATAGTTGTCTGTTTTTGCAGGAAAAAGGCCAGACATTTGGGCTGTGGCGGCTTTACAATGGGATAAACCTGCAAACTGTACGTGTTAATGGGGATCTATCATCCAACAATGGTGAGATAATTATGCAGTGGGCTCTGGCTGGCCACGGCATAGCATACAGAAGTCAGTGGGATGCCAGAAAATACATTGAAAACAAACAGCTTATTCATATTCTTCCTGATTATTATGAGCAAGCATCTGTCTGGGCCGTTTACCCCACCAAATTAGACGACTCGTTGAAGACCAAGAGATGTGTTGAGTTCCTTGAAGAGTATTTCAGAGACATAAAACTATAA
- a CDS encoding 2-hydroxycarboxylate transporter family protein, with amino-acid sequence MNNIQEEILSKCDDASGLTNSKKFFFSKEICSIPALFFLVMCIIIGAAAFFGTLPKNMIGGLAIIMSLGFILSTVGKNIPIIKDIGGPAIFCLMIPSILVFYHYIPKNVLDSVHVLMKDANFLYFVIATLVVGSILGMHRVILVQGMIRMFVPLVVGTVTAVGVGLMVGELVGYSMYHTFFYIIVPIIGGGIGEGILPLSLAYSSILGTTPDIYVAQLVPAAVIGNIFAIVCAGFLAKLGSVKPTLSGDGMLIRTAEDNAIFNNLGSEGNGNTDFPLMGAGLLVICCFFIVGGLLEKILHIPGPVLMIVLAVICKYIDIIPHRMIDGSKSCYKLISTSLIWPTMIGLGMLYVPLESVVAVFSLGYVAVCGSVVLSMAMVSFFMAKYLNMYPVEASIVTTCHSGLGGTGDVAILSASNRMGLMPFAQISTRIGGAFTVILATMLLAAFS; translated from the coding sequence ATGAATAATATTCAAGAAGAGATTTTGTCTAAATGTGATGATGCATCTGGACTAACTAATTCAAAAAAATTCTTTTTTTCTAAAGAAATTTGTTCCATACCTGCTCTGTTTTTTTTAGTTATGTGTATTATTATCGGTGCGGCTGCATTTTTTGGCACGTTACCAAAAAATATGATTGGTGGTCTTGCAATTATAATGTCTCTGGGGTTTATTCTTTCAACTGTAGGGAAAAATATCCCAATTATAAAGGATATTGGTGGCCCGGCAATTTTCTGCCTGATGATTCCATCGATTCTGGTTTTTTACCATTATATTCCTAAGAACGTGCTGGATTCTGTGCATGTTCTTATGAAAGATGCCAACTTCCTGTATTTTGTCATTGCTACCCTTGTCGTTGGCAGTATTCTCGGAATGCATCGTGTTATTCTGGTACAGGGTATGATCAGAATGTTTGTACCGCTGGTTGTCGGTACTGTAACTGCGGTAGGCGTTGGCCTGATGGTTGGAGAGTTGGTTGGTTACAGTATGTACCATACCTTCTTCTATATTATCGTTCCGATAATTGGTGGCGGTATCGGTGAGGGGATCTTACCTCTTTCTCTGGCTTACTCTTCCATCCTTGGCACCACGCCGGATATCTACGTTGCTCAACTGGTTCCTGCCGCAGTCATCGGTAATATTTTTGCCATTGTTTGTGCTGGCTTCCTGGCAAAATTAGGTAGCGTCAAACCTACGTTAAGTGGTGACGGGATGCTCATCCGTACTGCTGAAGATAATGCGATTTTCAACAACCTTGGCTCGGAAGGGAATGGCAACACAGATTTCCCATTAATGGGCGCTGGTTTGCTGGTAATTTGTTGTTTCTTTATTGTGGGTGGACTGCTTGAAAAAATCCTACACATCCCCGGACCGGTACTGATGATTGTCCTTGCCGTTATCTGCAAATATATTGATATCATTCCTCACCGTATGATTGATGGCTCAAAATCTTGCTATAAGCTCATTTCAACGTCCCTCATCTGGCCTACGATGATCGGCCTTGGAATGCTCTATGTACCACTGGAAAGCGTTGTTGCGGTATTCTCATTAGGTTATGTGGCTGTGTGTGGTTCAGTTGTGCTCTCAATGGCGATGGTGAGTTTCTTTATGGCGAAATACCTCAACATGTATCCGGTTGAAGCCTCGATAGTGACAACTTGCCATAGTGGGTTAGGTGGCACTGGTGATGTGGCCATTCTGTCTGCTTCGAACCGTATGGGACTTATGCCATTTGCTCAGATTTCCACGCGTATTGGTGGCGCTTTTACCGTAATACTTGCAACGATGTTATTAGCCGCATTTTCCTGA
- a CDS encoding fumarylacetoacetate hydrolase family protein, which produces MKIANFKLNGKHKFGIVKGTGIIDVSAIYGNKYPSLKTFLENEDISELAGISTDKIDYKIDQVEYLPVIDNPTKIICVGMNYSEKRAEFNELNPEPTLFVRFADSQTGHLTYINKPAESHEFDYEGELAVIIGKTCFHVSEDDALNFIAGYSCYMDGSARDWQHTWYTAGKNWPKTGGFGPYLTSKDEIHDPHNLSIRTFLNATEVQNDNTKNMIHKIPYLIAYISTFTQLSPGDVIITGSPGGVGKKRTPPLFLKEGDCIEVEIEGLGRLRNHIRETIIA; this is translated from the coding sequence ATGAAAATAGCTAATTTTAAATTAAATGGTAAACACAAATTTGGTATTGTGAAAGGAACGGGGATAATTGATGTCAGTGCGATATACGGCAATAAGTATCCATCGCTGAAGACATTTCTGGAAAATGAAGACATCTCTGAATTAGCAGGAATATCTACAGATAAGATAGATTATAAAATTGATCAGGTTGAGTATCTTCCGGTTATTGATAACCCCACCAAAATCATTTGTGTGGGGATGAACTACTCTGAAAAACGTGCTGAGTTCAATGAACTCAATCCAGAACCTACTTTATTTGTAAGATTTGCTGACTCACAGACAGGACATCTTACTTATATCAACAAGCCTGCTGAGTCGCATGAGTTCGATTATGAAGGTGAGCTAGCGGTTATCATCGGTAAAACATGCTTCCATGTTTCTGAAGATGATGCACTTAATTTCATTGCTGGATATAGTTGCTACATGGATGGTTCAGCCCGTGATTGGCAACATACCTGGTATACTGCGGGCAAGAACTGGCCTAAAACTGGCGGGTTTGGTCCTTATCTGACGTCGAAGGATGAAATTCACGATCCGCATAACCTTTCAATCCGCACCTTCCTGAATGCCACAGAAGTGCAGAATGATAATACGAAGAATATGATTCATAAGATACCTTATCTTATTGCATATATTAGCACTTTTACCCAACTTAGTCCTGGGGATGTAATTATAACGGGTTCCCCAGGCGGAGTCGGTAAAAAAAGAACACCACCTCTTTTTTTGAAAGAGGGTGACTGTATTGAAGTAGAGATTGAAGGTTTAGGACGTCTGCGTAATCATATTCGCGAAACAATAATAGCTTAA
- the leuD gene encoding 3-isopropylmalate dehydratase small subunit, whose product MDTFKKISGLAAPMLAANIDTDVIMPKQFLKGIDRQGLDKGLFYDLRFNADGTENPDFILNTPQWKGSKFLITGPNFGCGSSREHAVWGMKQLGIRALIGTSFAGIFNDNCLRNGVLTITLAEEKMSELARIISHIETNEILIDLENQIISTEKEDFTFNVDELKKEMLVKGLDAIGLTLSFRDEIIQFENEYYSENPWHRVS is encoded by the coding sequence ATGGATACGTTTAAGAAAATTTCAGGACTGGCCGCTCCAATGCTGGCTGCTAATATCGATACTGACGTCATTATGCCTAAACAGTTTCTTAAAGGTATTGATCGGCAGGGGCTTGATAAAGGCCTTTTTTACGACCTGAGATTTAATGCTGATGGCACTGAAAATCCAGATTTCATTCTTAATACACCTCAATGGAAGGGTTCAAAATTCCTGATTACCGGACCAAATTTTGGGTGCGGTTCCAGCCGTGAACATGCTGTATGGGGGATGAAACAATTAGGTATTCGTGCCCTGATTGGCACTTCTTTTGCGGGAATATTCAATGATAATTGCCTACGCAATGGCGTTCTGACTATCACTCTTGCGGAAGAGAAAATGAGTGAACTGGCTAGGATTATTTCCCACATTGAGACAAATGAGATCTTGATTGATCTTGAGAACCAGATCATCAGTACCGAAAAAGAAGATTTTACATTTAATGTAGATGAACTGAAGAAGGAGATGCTGGTAAAAGGTCTGGATGCAATTGGCTTAACATTATCCTTTAGGGATGAAATTATCCAATTTGAAAATGAATATTATTCGGAAAATCCATGGCACAGAGTAAGCTGA
- the leuC gene encoding 3-isopropylmalate dehydratase large subunit, whose amino-acid sequence MNLSKTLYDKHIDSHTIKKFDNEGNVLLYIDRSILNEYTSPQAFSGLRENDRMVWNPKSILLNVDHVNPTRPSRDLLMTDPGGTLQVNYFRENSQHFDIELFDVMDKRQGIEHVVAHEQGLAMPGMIIAAGDSHTTTYGALGAFGFGIGTSEIEHLLATQTLVYKKLKNMRVTLEGTLGLGVTSKDVIMALIARIGADGATGYAIEFCGNVIDNLSVEARMTICNMAVEAGARGAFMSPDDKVFAYLKDTPRAPKGEMWDNAVTNWRQLRSDPDATFDKEIYIDCSTVEPFVTWGISPDQAGAISSSVPDPEIISDEQKRKDYFTALKYMDLKPGTPFTEIKISHAFIGSCTNSRIEDLREVAKVVQGKKLASHVRGMIVPGSSLVRERAEQEGLAQIFMDAGFEWRQSGCSMCLAMNEDVLSPGDRCASSTNRNFAGRQGAGSRTHLMSPAMVAASAIAGHLTDVRYFTGV is encoded by the coding sequence ATGAATCTGAGTAAAACGCTATACGACAAACATATTGATTCACACACAATTAAAAAGTTCGATAATGAAGGCAATGTTCTTTTATATATTGATCGTTCAATTTTGAATGAATATACCAGCCCGCAGGCATTTAGTGGATTGCGTGAAAATGACCGTATGGTCTGGAATCCAAAATCTATTCTGCTTAACGTAGATCATGTAAATCCGACTCGCCCATCACGCGATCTGCTCATGACGGACCCTGGCGGCACGTTGCAGGTTAACTACTTCAGGGAGAACAGCCAGCACTTTGATATTGAATTATTCGATGTCATGGATAAACGCCAGGGTATTGAACATGTGGTCGCGCACGAGCAGGGCCTTGCCATGCCCGGAATGATTATTGCTGCAGGGGACAGTCACACCACGACTTATGGAGCACTGGGCGCGTTTGGCTTCGGCATTGGAACCTCCGAAATTGAACACCTCTTGGCGACGCAGACCTTGGTATATAAGAAACTCAAGAATATGCGCGTCACCCTGGAAGGTACTCTCGGCCTGGGGGTAACTTCAAAAGATGTCATTATGGCGCTTATTGCACGCATTGGCGCAGACGGTGCTACCGGTTATGCCATTGAATTTTGTGGAAACGTCATTGATAACCTGAGCGTTGAAGCACGCATGACTATCTGCAATATGGCCGTAGAAGCCGGTGCGCGAGGTGCATTTATGTCACCGGACGACAAGGTATTCGCGTATCTGAAAGATACCCCACGAGCCCCGAAGGGCGAGATGTGGGATAACGCGGTTACCAACTGGCGGCAGTTGCGTAGCGATCCTGATGCAACATTCGATAAAGAGATTTATATCGACTGCTCTACAGTAGAACCTTTTGTTACCTGGGGAATTAGTCCCGACCAGGCCGGTGCAATCAGTAGTTCTGTTCCGGATCCAGAAATTATCTCGGACGAGCAAAAGAGAAAAGATTATTTCACTGCCCTGAAATACATGGATCTAAAGCCAGGAACGCCTTTCACTGAAATTAAAATTTCCCACGCTTTCATTGGGTCGTGCACCAACAGTCGTATTGAGGATTTACGCGAAGTTGCAAAAGTTGTTCAGGGTAAAAAGTTGGCTTCACACGTGCGCGGCATGATTGTTCCTGGCTCTTCCCTTGTTCGTGAGCGAGCGGAACAAGAAGGTCTGGCTCAAATCTTTATGGATGCTGGTTTTGAATGGCGCCAGTCTGGTTGCTCCATGTGTCTGGCCATGAACGAAGATGTTCTGTCCCCAGGAGATCGCTGTGCCTCAAGTACCAACCGCAATTTTGCCGGTAGACAGGGCGCGGGTTCACGTACACACCTTATGAGTCCGGCAATGGTTGCAGCCTCTGCAATCGCTGGTCATTTAACCGATGTTCGCTATTTTACCGGGGTTTAA
- the ahr gene encoding NADPH-dependent aldehyde reductase Ahr — MTIIKSYAAPKAGAALELYEFDAGALQAEDVEVVVEYCGVCHSDLSMIDNEWGISSYPLVAGHEVIGHVHALGEAAKNKGLKIGQRVGIGWTARSCGHCDACISGSQTNCQQGSVPTILNKGGFADKIRANWQWAIPLPDSIDIESAGPLLCGGITVFKPLLMHHITATSRVGVIGIGGLGHIAIKLLHAMGCEVTAFSSNPSKEQEVLAMGADKVVNSRDPQALTALAGQFDLIINTVSVDLEWQPYFNALAYNGKFHTVGAVMKPFSVPAFTLIAGDRSVSGSSTGSPHELRSLMKLAARANVKPQTELFPMSKINDAIQHVRDGKARYRVVLKTDF, encoded by the coding sequence ATGACAATAATCAAGAGTTATGCCGCGCCGAAAGCAGGTGCAGCGCTGGAGTTGTATGAGTTTGATGCGGGAGCACTACAGGCAGAAGACGTCGAAGTCGTGGTTGAATACTGCGGCGTATGCCATTCCGATCTCTCGATGATCGATAACGAATGGGGAATATCGAGCTATCCACTGGTTGCCGGGCATGAAGTCATTGGTCATGTACACGCACTGGGCGAAGCCGCAAAGAACAAAGGATTAAAGATCGGTCAGCGCGTCGGCATTGGCTGGACGGCACGTAGTTGTGGGCACTGCGATGCCTGTATCAGCGGCAGCCAAACCAATTGTCAGCAAGGCAGCGTGCCGACGATCCTGAATAAAGGCGGTTTTGCCGATAAAATTCGCGCAAACTGGCAATGGGCTATCCCGCTTCCTGATTCCATTGATATCGAATCTGCAGGTCCGCTACTGTGCGGCGGCATCACCGTCTTCAAACCGCTATTAATGCACCATATCACCGCGACCAGCCGTGTCGGCGTGATCGGTATCGGCGGTCTGGGGCATATCGCGATTAAGCTCCTGCACGCGATGGGTTGTGAAGTCACCGCATTCAGTTCTAATCCGTCCAAAGAGCAGGAGGTGCTGGCGATGGGGGCCGATAAAGTCGTCAATAGCCGCGATCCGCAGGCGCTAACTGCTCTAGCTGGCCAGTTCGATCTCATCATCAACACCGTGAGCGTCGATCTGGAGTGGCAGCCCTACTTCAACGCGCTCGCTTACAACGGGAAGTTCCATACCGTTGGTGCAGTGATGAAACCATTTAGCGTTCCGGCCTTTACACTTATCGCAGGCGACCGCAGCGTTTCCGGTTCTTCTACCGGCTCACCGCATGAACTGCGCTCTCTGATGAAGCTCGCCGCGCGCGCCAACGTGAAGCCGCAGACGGAACTGTTCCCGATGTCGAAAATCAACGATGCTATCCAGCACGTGCGTGACGGCAAAGCCCGCTACCGCGTCGTACTGAAAACCGATTTCTAA
- a CDS encoding GGDEF domain-containing protein gives MPLTKYVHDLIDKRSKKTSCIQITFLLSILIVIFNLLLFEPLYTPQELIKHPGLYIDTFVFIILFFIISSTSKISIRHKSERYIRYGFIIWTCSAMFDVMDEIILQPKWVRYYLEDLFKIIGISSVGFGVYILIQKINNKYVEARIQSFSDELTRLPNRRFFINELKNLEAKMPYLFIIDIDNFKTINDRYGHTKGDEILSKFGHILSRLDNSEVVATRIGGEEFAMILYTGTQAQAEALAIKVLKNANKIIIKNMQHLSVSIGAGRKQPQESTEHFMTRVDIALYQAKTTGKGKVEWALEPKEKAL, from the coding sequence ATGCCTTTGACAAAATATGTTCATGATTTAATTGACAAACGGTCAAAAAAAACGTCTTGCATACAAATTACTTTCTTATTATCAATATTAATCGTTATTTTTAACCTCTTGCTTTTCGAACCCCTTTACACACCACAGGAATTAATAAAACACCCAGGATTGTATATTGATACATTTGTATTTATTATTCTTTTTTTTATTATTTCCAGCACCAGTAAAATATCGATCCGTCATAAATCCGAACGATATATACGTTACGGATTCATTATCTGGACATGCTCAGCAATGTTCGATGTTATGGATGAGATAATTCTACAACCCAAATGGGTCAGGTATTATTTAGAAGATCTATTTAAAATCATTGGTATATCTAGCGTAGGTTTTGGCGTTTATATCCTGATACAGAAAATTAACAATAAATATGTCGAAGCAAGAATACAATCATTCAGCGATGAACTAACACGACTCCCTAATCGCCGTTTTTTTATTAATGAATTAAAAAATCTCGAAGCGAAAATGCCCTATTTATTTATTATTGATATCGACAATTTCAAAACTATCAACGATAGATATGGGCACACGAAAGGTGACGAAATACTGAGCAAATTCGGCCATATTCTTTCTCGTTTAGATAACAGTGAAGTCGTGGCAACCCGAATCGGTGGCGAAGAGTTTGCGATGATTCTGTATACCGGGACACAGGCTCAGGCAGAGGCGCTGGCAATAAAGGTGTTAAAGAATGCGAACAAGATCATCATTAAGAATATGCAACACCTTTCTGTCAGTATTGGCGCAGGGAGAAAACAGCCGCAGGAATCCACCGAACACTTTATGACACGGGTGGATATTGCTCTTTATCAAGCTAAAACCACAGGTAAAGGCAAAGTAGAATGGGCTCTGGAACCAAAAGAAAAAGCCCTGTAG
- the adhP gene encoding alcohol dehydrogenase AdhP — translation MKAAIVTKDHSVEIQDKKLRPLQHGEALLKMECCGVCHTDLHVKDGDFGDVAGITLGHEGVGIVKEVGPGVTSLKPGDRTSVAWFYQGCGHCEYCNSGNETLCREVKNAGYSVDGGMAEECIVVADYAVKVPDGLDSAAASSITCAGVTTYKAVKVSQIKPGQWIAIYGLGGLGNLALQYAKNVFNAKVIAIDVNDAQLAFAKEVGADLVINPAKEDAAKIIQEKVGGAHATVVTAVARAAFNSAVDSVRAGGRIVVVGLPPESMDLNIPRLVLDGIQVLGSLVGTREDLKEAFQFAAEGKVKPKVTRRPLKDINAIFAEMKGGKITGRMVIDLSL, via the coding sequence ATGAAAGCAGCCATCGTTACGAAGGATCACTCTGTTGAGATTCAGGACAAAAAACTGCGCCCCCTCCAGCACGGAGAAGCACTGCTAAAAATGGAATGCTGTGGCGTTTGCCATACCGATCTGCACGTCAAAGACGGTGATTTTGGCGATGTTGCCGGTATCACACTCGGCCATGAAGGTGTTGGTATCGTTAAAGAAGTCGGCCCCGGAGTGACATCACTGAAGCCCGGCGATCGTACCAGCGTCGCCTGGTTCTATCAGGGTTGTGGCCACTGCGAATATTGTAATAGCGGTAACGAAACGCTGTGTCGCGAGGTAAAAAACGCGGGCTATTCCGTTGATGGTGGGATGGCTGAAGAATGCATCGTCGTTGCCGACTACGCGGTAAAAGTACCGGATGGTCTGGATTCTGCGGCTGCCAGCAGCATTACCTGCGCGGGCGTGACAACGTACAAAGCGGTGAAAGTCTCGCAAATCAAACCGGGACAGTGGATTGCCATTTATGGCCTGGGCGGATTGGGTAATCTGGCGTTGCAATATGCCAAAAACGTCTTTAATGCGAAAGTCATTGCGATTGATGTGAATGACGCACAGTTAGCCTTTGCCAAAGAAGTGGGGGCAGATCTGGTCATCAATCCAGCCAAAGAAGATGCCGCCAAGATCATTCAGGAAAAAGTGGGCGGCGCACATGCGACCGTGGTCACCGCCGTTGCACGCGCAGCATTTAACTCTGCCGTGGATTCCGTTCGCGCAGGCGGGCGCATTGTCGTCGTCGGCCTGCCACCGGAATCCATGGATCTGAATATTCCGCGTCTGGTGTTGGATGGCATTCAGGTATTGGGTTCACTGGTCGGCACGCGTGAAGATCTGAAAGAAGCGTTCCAGTTTGCGGCCGAAGGAAAAGTGAAACCGAAGGTCACTCGCCGTCCGCTGAAAGATATCAACGCCATTTTCGCCGAAATGAAAGGCGGGAAAATCACCGGCCGTATGGTGATCGACCTATCGCTATAA